CCGGCATCGCCCTGGCCGTGGCGGCGTTGCCGGAAGGTCTGCCGGTCGTGGCTACGCTGTCCCTGGCGCGCGGTATGCGCCGCATGGCACGCCGCAATGCGCTGATCAATCGACTGGCGGCGGTCGAGACGCTGGGCGCCACCACGGTCATTTGTACCGACAAGACCGGCACGCTGACCGAGAACCGTCTCGCCGTCACCCATCTGGTCCTGCCGGGCGCCGGGCCGGTGGAATCGCCTGCCGATACGGTGCCGACATCCCTTGAAGGCGCGCGGGAGCGGCTGCTGCGGGCCGGTCAGTTGTGTAACAACGCGGCGCTGGTGGGGGACGGCAACAAGGGCATCGGTGACCCGCTGGAGGTAGCGTTGCTACAGGCCGCCAGGGGTTTGCCGCCAGCACAGGCCGAGCGCCTGCGCGAGGAACCGTTCGACCCGGTGCGGCGGCTCATGGCGACCGTACACACGGCCCGGAAGGGTTATTACATCGCCGTCAAGGGCGCGCCGGAGGCGGTGCTCGCCCACTGCGTCGCCGTGGCAGATGGCGATCCGTCGCCGCTGCCTCTGACAGCCGCGCGGCTCCAGCAATGGCTCGCTGCCAACGAGGCACTGGCAGCGCGTGGACTGCGCGTACTGGCATTGGCGCAGGGTTTCGGGGACCAGCTGCCCACAGATATGTACGCCGATCTGACCCTGCTGGGTCTGATTGGGCTGATGGATCCGCCGCGAGCCGATGTGGCTGCGGCGATAGCCCAGTGCCGTGCCGCAGGCATCCGGGTTGTGATGGTGACGGGCGATCACCTGGCCACTGCCCGTTACGTGGCACAGGCGCTGAAACTGGCCGAAGGCCTGGACGGCAGCGCCGCGGCGCTGCCCGGCGATGCCCTCGATCATCCTCAGGATCACGGCGGTGAAGACGCGGTGCTGGGTGCGGGCGTGTTTGCGCGTGTCAGCCCGGCACAGAAAATGGCGCTGATCACACGCCTTCAAGCACGCGGCGAGGTGGTGGCCATGACTGGCGACGGCGTCAACGACGCGCCGGCCCTCAGGCAGGCCGACATTGGTGTTGCCATGGGCCAGCGTGGTACGCAGGTGGCGCGTCAGGCGGCCGCCATGGTGCTGCGCGACGATGCATTTGCCAGCATCGCGGCGGCGGTGGCCCAGGGGCGGGTCATCTTCGACAATATCCGCCGTTTCGCGGTCTATCTGTTGTCCTGCAATCTGAGTGAGGTGCTGGTCGTGGGCCTGGCCGCGCTGGCTGGTGGACCGCTACCGCTGCTGCCATTGCAGATACTGTTCCTGAATCTGGTGACGGATGTGTTTCCGGCGCTGGCCCTGGGCGCCGGCGAAGCCGACGGTAGCGAGATGCGGCGCCCACCGCGTCCGCCGGGCGAGGCCATCCTTACCCGCCGCCACTGGTGGCAGGTGGTGGGGCACGGCGCCAGCATTACGGTTGCCACGCTGCTGGCCTTCTGGCTGGCCATCGGACCGCTGCGCGCCACAGCCGAGCAAGCCGTGTCGGTGTCGTTCCTCACCCTGGCGCTGGCGCAGCTATGGCACGTCTTCAATATGCGCCCGGCTGGCAGCTCCCGGTGGCGCAACCCGGTGACGCGCAATCCTTACGTATGGGCAGCGCTCGTCCTGTGCCTGGGGCTGCTTGGGCTCGCCGTGTACCTGCCGCCGCTGGCAGGGGTCTTGCAGTTGGTGCCACCTGATACGCAGCAGTGGGCCGTGATCCTGGCCGCCAGTCTGATGCCGGTGCTGCCCGGCCTGCTTGGCAAGCGTTGATAACTCTGTTGTGGATTTCTCGGCGCCCGCGACCCGGTGGTCGCCAGGATGTGGCTCAGGTGCGCCGGGGCGAGATAATCGCTGCTGTTCACGAGCGACCAAGCGGTTTTCATCATGCAGCATCCAGACTTCGATCTTGACCCCGCGTTGATTTACCTGAACCACGCCGCGGTCGCTCCCTGGCCGCGGCGCACGGCCGAGGCCGTGGCGCGTTTCGCCACCGAGAACGCCCGCGATGGTGCTCGTCACTATCCGCGCTGGTTGCAGCTTGAACAACGCCTGCGCGAGCGTTTGCAGCGCCTTGTCGGCGCGAGTTCCGCTGATGACATC
This genomic interval from Immundisolibacter sp. contains the following:
- a CDS encoding cation-translocating P-type ATPase; translated protein: MGVPSAPWCRPAAEVARELGVDPAIGLDSQHATQRLRRDGPNRLRRVKPRSLAAILWAQLSSLLVGLLAVAAGIGFVSGDTVEAYAILVVIVLNTAIGFASELRAVRSMEALRRLGVTSSRVRRDGALQELPAAAVVVGDIVLLEGGDLVPADLRVLESARLQVDESSLTGESLPVTKRADPVLPETPLADRTCMLHRGTSISAGTALGVVTATGMATELGMISHLLAKAEPQATPLEKRLDRLGQRLAGLAVVIAAAIAATGFSDEHDLTLMVMTGIALAVAALPEGLPVVATLSLARGMRRMARRNALINRLAAVETLGATTVICTDKTGTLTENRLAVTHLVLPGAGPVESPADTVPTSLEGARERLLRAGQLCNNAALVGDGNKGIGDPLEVALLQAARGLPPAQAERLREEPFDPVRRLMATVHTARKGYYIAVKGAPEAVLAHCVAVADGDPSPLPLTAARLQQWLAANEALAARGLRVLALAQGFGDQLPTDMYADLTLLGLIGLMDPPRADVAAAIAQCRAAGIRVVMVTGDHLATARYVAQALKLAEGLDGSAAALPGDALDHPQDHGGEDAVLGAGVFARVSPAQKMALITRLQARGEVVAMTGDGVNDAPALRQADIGVAMGQRGTQVARQAAAMVLRDDAFASIAAAVAQGRVIFDNIRRFAVYLLSCNLSEVLVVGLAALAGGPLPLLPLQILFLNLVTDVFPALALGAGEADGSEMRRPPRPPGEAILTRRHWWQVVGHGASITVATLLAFWLAIGPLRATAEQAVSVSFLTLALAQLWHVFNMRPAGSSRWRNPVTRNPYVWAALVLCLGLLGLAVYLPPLAGVLQLVPPDTQQWAVILAASLMPVLPGLLGKR